A genomic stretch from Mya arenaria isolate MELC-2E11 chromosome 10, ASM2691426v1 includes:
- the LOC128205889 gene encoding ankyrin repeat and SAM domain-containing protein 3-like yields the protein MRLTRSASISIHGGAVREMAVSVLARMRDDESKLLCQMKRMIKERKTFATQALCTEIDGWMPLHACVLHASKKLLKVFLSSGVDVNIPMGQPEGLPRGCTPLHIACWRGDSDITKFLLSHGADVDAVDGSGRTPVMYAVKRRHRHIVRLLEDKGANMAAVQLPVIWNECTTPTASPMKFCFF from the coding sequence ATGCGACTCACGCGCTCGGCGAGTATCAGCATACATGGCGGTGCGGTGAGGGAGATGGCCGTTTCCGTTTTAGCGCGCATGCGTGATGACGAGTCAAAGTTGCTTTGCCAGATGAAAAGAATGATCAAAGAACGGAAGACATTCGCTACTCAAGCATTGTGTACGGAAATAGACGGATGGATGCCACTACATGCGTGCGTCCTACACGCCTCAAAGAAACTATTAAAAGTGTTTCTCAGTTCCGGTGTGGATGTGAACATTCCTATGGGGCAGCCGGAAGGACTGCCTCGCGGCTGCACGCCGCTGCATATCGCGTGTTGGCGCGGTGACAGTGACATTACAAAGTTCCTGCTCTCCCATGGGGCGGATGTGGATGCCGTGGACGGCTCCGGACGGACGCCCGTTATGTACGCGGTTAAGCGACGTCATCGGCACATCGTGCGGCTACTGGAAGACAAGGGCGCCAATATGGCGGCTGTGCAACTTCCAGTGATCTGGAATGAGTGTACCACGCCAACGGCATCACCTATGAAGTTCTGTTTCTTTTAA
- the LOC128204998 gene encoding uncharacterized protein LOC128204998, whose amino-acid sequence MAEGGREPTNNDLLDCMKKMGEKLCVMEKKLNSIEALERKVTDFEKDLRKLWIALEDRVERTDDRVNKLEDKVESADVDASVMAERVTMLERQREELRDDIAYLKSQSMRNNLVFTNIPEDNATGSEPADVTEAKLRNHLHETLKIAKETANAMRFERVHRSPGQPVVGKIRNIVAKFTFFKDREVVRRQWKHLAGTGCQMFEQFPPEVLDKRRRLVPKMKEARKDGHRSWIVYNTLYVDGKPVKL is encoded by the coding sequence ATGGCGGAAGGCGGCCGTGAGCCGACTAACAATGACCTACTGGACTGTATGAAGAAAATGGGTGAGAAGCTTTGTGTAATGGAAAAGAAACTCAATTCAATCGAGGCCCTCGAGCGCAAGGTAACAGACTTTGAGAAAGATTTACGTAAATTGTGGATTGCTCTAGAGGACCGTGTTGAACGTACCGACGATCGGGTTAATAAACTTGAGGACAAGGTGGAATCGGCGGATGTTGATGCAAGTGTGATGGCTGAGAGGGTGACTATGCTAGAAAGACAGCGGGAGGAGCTACGGGATGACATAGCGTACCTCAAATCTCAGTCAATGAGGAACAATTTAGTTTTCACTAACATCCCTGAAGACAACGCGACTGGAAGCGAACCTGCCGATGTCACCGAAGCAAAGCTACGGAACCATCTTCATGAGACGCTCAAAATCGCAAAGGAGACGGCCAACGCTATGCGCTTTGAGCGCGTGCATCGTTCCCCGGGGCAACCAGTGGTTGGCAAGATCCGTAATATTGTGGCAAAGTTCACTTTTTTCAAGGACAGAGAGGTCGTGCGACGTCAGTGGAAACACCTGGCAGGAACGGGCTGCcaaatgtttgaacaattcCCTCCGGAAGTGCTCGACAAGCGGCGCCGACTCGTCCCGAAGATGAAGGAAGCCCGGAAGGACGGTCATCGCTCGTGGATCGTGTATAACACGTTGTACGTGGACGGGAAGCCAGTGAAGCTGTAG
- the LOC128205888 gene encoding hydroxyacid-oxoacid transhydrogenase, mitochondrial-like: MSALKNAAIGVRNTNFSRCLLSALQKVSQHGSAPYSSGGGTAVEKEYALEMACSNIRYGAGVTREVGMDCENFGARKVMVVTDKRLSKMKPVQTVLQALDEQKIGYQLYDDVRVEPTDESFKECIDFAKEGNFDLFLAVGGGSVIDTAKAANLYSTKPEAELLDFVNAPIGKGMPVEHKLKPLIAVPTTAGTGSETTGTTVFDYLPMKAKTGIANRALRPDLGIVDPDHLITAPERVTCYTGIDVLCHAIESYTAKPYTERTPRPANPKLRPSYQGCNPISDIWSLFALNLTSKYIKRATFNADDYEARSAMHLASTYAGIGFGNAGCHLCHGMSYPISGNVGTYMAEGYEQDLPLIPHGLSVVVSAPAVFEFTAPACPERHLEAAKALGADVSGVRNEDAGRLLSDVLRKLMSELKVPNGLRALGYKPDCVPTMVAGAMPQHRLIKLSPREVHEDQMAELFENSMTIY, from the exons ATGTCAGCTTTAAAAAACGCTGCCATAGGAGTAAGGAATACTAACTTTAGCAG ATGCTTGCTGTCAGCTTTGCAAAAAGTATCCCAGCATGGATCAG CCCCATACAGCAGCGGCGGTGGAACGGCGGTTGAGAAGGAGTACGCCTTGGAAATGGCCTGCTCTAACATCCGGTATGGCGCAGGCGTAACCCGCGAGGTTGGCATG GATTGCGAAAACTTCGGCGCCCGGAAGGTGATGGTAGTGACCGACAAGCGTCTGTCGAAGATGAAGCCAGTGCAGACGGTTCTCCAGGCGCTTGACGAACAGAAGATCGGATACCAGCTGTACGACGATGTCCGGGTTGAGCCCACAGACGAGAG ttttaaagaATGTATCGACTTCGCGAAGGAAGGCAACTTTGACCTGTTTCTCGCGGTGGGTGGGGGAAGTGTGATTGATACGGCCAAAGCGGCCAACCTCTACTCCACCAAACCGGAAGCGGAACTTCTCGACTTTGTCAACGCCCCCATCGGGAAGGGGATGCCCGTCGAACACAAGCTGAAACCACTCATTGCTG TGCCGACCACGGCGGGTACAGGCAGTGAGACAACGGGGACGACTGTATTCGACTACCTTCCGATGAAAGCCAAGACAG GTATCGCGAATCGTGCTCTACGTCCTGACCTCGGCATCGTGGACCCCGACCATCTGATTACGGCACCGGAACGCGTCACCTGTTACACCGGGATTGACGTTCTGTG CCACGCAATCGAGTCCTACACGGCCAAACCCTACACCGAACGGACTCCACGACCTGCGAACCCGAAACTGCGGCCCTCCTACCAAGGATGTAACCCTATCAGCGACATCTGGTCACTGTTCGCATTGAACCTCACGTCCAAGTACATCAAACG GGCGACGTTTAATGCTGACGACTATGAGGCGCGCTCCGCCATGCACCTCGCTAGCACGTACGCCGGTATCGGCTTCGGCAACGCCGGATGTCATCTCTG CCATGGTATGTCGTACCCTATTTCCGGTAACGTGGGCACATATATGGCGGAAGGCTACGAGCAGGATCTGCCACTTATT ccacatggcttatcagtggtTGTGTCCGCTCCGGCTGTGTTCGAGTTCACCGCACCCGCGTGTCCAGAGCGCCACTTGGAGGCCGCGAAAGCACTAG gCGCTGATGTGAGCGGCGTGCGGAACGAGGACGCGGGTCGTCTGCTGTCGGACGTTCTCCGAAAGTTGATGTCGGAACTTAAGGTGCCGAACGGACTCCGTGCGCTCGGGTACAAACCGGACTGCGTCCCCACTATGGTCGCCGGCGCCATGCCACAG CATCGGTTGATCAAGCTGTCTCCACGCGAAGTGCACGAAGATCAAATGGCCGAACTGTTCGAGAACTCGATGACCATCTACTAG